Proteins from one Peromyscus eremicus chromosome 8a, PerEre_H2_v1, whole genome shotgun sequence genomic window:
- the Nkiras2 gene encoding NF-kappa-B inhibitor-interacting Ras-like protein 2: protein MGKSCKVVVCGQASVGKTSILEQLLYGNHVVGSEMIETQEDIYVGSIETDRGVREQVRFYDTRGLRDGAELPRHCFSCTDGYVLVYSTDSRESFQRVELLKKEIDKSKDKKEVTIVVLGNKCDLQEQRRVDPDVAQHWAKSEKVKLWEVSVADRRSLLEPFIYLASKMTQPQSKSAFPLSRKNKGSGSLDG, encoded by the exons ATGGGGAAGAGCTGCAAGGTGGTCGTGTGCGGCCAGGCCTCTGTGGGCAAAACTTCCATTCTTGAGCAGCTCCTGTACGGGAACCATGTTGTGG GTTCTGAGATGATTGAGACCCAGGAAGACATCTATGTAGGCTCCATTGAGACAGACCGAGGGGTGCGGGAGCAAGTGCGTTTCTACGATACTCGGGGTCTCCGAGATGGGGCCGAGCTGCCCAGGCACTGCTTCTCCTGCACCGACGGCTACGTCCTGGTCTACAGCACAGACAGCCGAGAATCGTTTCAGCGCGTTGAGCTGCTCAAGAAGGAAATCGACAAGTCCAAGGACAAGAAGGAG GTCACCATCGTGGTCCTTGGCAACAAGTGTGACCTGCAGGAGCAGCGTCGTGTAGACCCGGATGTGGCACAGCATTGGGCCAAGTCAGAGAAGGTGAAACTGTGGGAGGTGTCAGTGGCCGACCGCCGTTCCCTCCTGGAGCCTTTCATCTACCTGGCCAGCAAGATGACCCAGCCCCAGAGCAAATCTGCCTTCCCTCTCAGCCGCAAGAACAAGGGCAGTGGTTCCCTGGATGGCTGA